agttggAATGGGGAAGTCGTCCTCGTTCCGTCAATGGTAGAAATCCAGGATCAGAACCTTCGATGGGTAACGAAGAAGGGATTCACCGTTTGGCCCCAAACCATCGATTTAGGGTTCGACAAAATTGTTCCAAAATTGGGGGAGAGGAGAAGCCAAAACCTGCGGCTCCAAACTACTGGATTCCGACGATTCACCACGCTGCCGGAGAAGGCTATCCGTCCGCCGGCGAAGCCACCGAACCCATCATGTAGTGCGTTGGAAATGGCAAAGCTGGAGGAGGCAGAGAGGTGTCCCTTTCGAAGTTGTAGGAGGGCGGCGCGGCCATTTCCACAACCGGCGAAGCTGCCGGACTTGAGCGGTGGTGGCGGTCTGATTTTCACGCTGTGGGATGTGATTAGTTGTGCGGCGATGAGCAATCACGTGCGTAGAGAATGGAGGGTAGAGGATAAACTTGGGTTAATCTTCTGGGGTCCACTGTTTGACAATAAGGGCCCAGCCCAAGACACTATCCAACTCTCAAAGGGAAGAAATGGGGACATGCAACAGCATAGTGGGGGAGACAAATGGATATGTTGGGCCAATTTATCAGCTTTTGGGTTAAAACCCAATTTACCCATTTACAAGGGACAACAGGAAGCCAGATCGAAGTATCAAAGAATTTTGCAACAGCCGTGGGAGAACGATTTAGGTATTTTACAAGCTTTTGCTAAAACTGGGAAGTTGTTTACTGTTGTGGGCAATGGAGAAGGTAGTATTGCTTGGTCAAAATTATACTTCACCATCAATTGTGAAATGTATGCATATAATATTTTTGGTAGGTGGGAACAAGGCCATTGTAGTATGCAAAAATGGGAGGTTGAAGCTTTTATTGCTAGTTTAGGCCATTTACAACATGGTACAGGAAAGAAGCATGACAGTATTTTTGGGTTATTAATTGATCGGGGGGGACTTTTGCTTTCACCAATTCCTCAAGAGGTTGTTGCAGAAATTGAGTATCAAAGTGGTTTGGGGATTAATGGTTTGGAGGGGtttgcttttgaggatttttcTTGCTTGCTACTTCAATGGGTGATGGACCATTCTCAAGGAGTTGAGTTTAATTCTCTGTTTTGGTGTCAGCATGTTTATGTTTGTGCCAGTTGGACTCTATACCACCTTGGGTCACTTGGAGGAGGGTTGATTTCTAGTGCTGATTCAGATATTGGATTACTTGAGACTTTGTTGGCTAGCTTTGAAGAGTTATCTCTCAATTCCAGTATTGGTCTCTTTGAGCATTTGTGGGCTGGATATGGGGAGAtgcttacaaactcattctccgcAGAGTTTGCTTTTGAAGTTGATGTTCCTTGGCTGTTTCTAGTTGGCAACTGCTGGAGTTTCTGCCTTGTGAGCATAgctgtattttgggtggttcaTTGTTTTAGCTTGTATTTGTCACTTTTGTATAGTAGGCATACTTGCTCACTGTTTTAGTTGCTTTTTGTTcctcaccttgaggacaaggtgaattttcagggggggggggggagtattgatagaactcaaggttaggggtcagttagttagttatacTTAGTGAGTTAGTTAGAATGTTATTGAGGCATACATTAGAGAGTTAGAAGCATCTGGTTATTCATTTGGGATTTaggtttagagagagaagtggttctctcttAGGATTGGAAGGGTGTTTGGTATCCCTTTCTCTTGTATCTCTCCCTAGTttccaattgggaattagggttttccTATCAATAAAATCAGGTTTCTATCATACAAGATCTGGAATTATACAAGACCGAGTATTAGGTGACACAGAACTACCACAAAAGGAACTTAGTTTTGCTGTGATGAAAATATTATGATATATGGGTATTGCacaatgtaagataggattagAAATGAAagaattagaaagaaaaaaatgttggGGCTAGCCCAAACTCCTATTATGGAAACTATAGGAGTCTTCCGTTAGTTGGTCTGAGTATATATGAAGAAGATTTGTTGAAGCACTACTGAAGAGGGAAAGCTATGTGGCATTTTTTAATGTTTGGGACTTTGTAGCTCCCCTTGAACTGGCTTCTGACTTTATCACCTCACATAATTGCTTATTTTGTTTGGGCTATCCCTTACTGTGATACTTGCAAGATATTAGCagataaggttttaatgaggcttgttTTGATAAGTCTATTTTCAAGGAGGTATTAGGTGGGGTAGTTTCGTCATATTtaggttctttgtttttgtACATGTTAGTTCTTAGCTTGTCTCttccctcttcttctttctctttgtatCGGGTTGAAGTACCcgttgtacttctattcaatataattcttattgcctatcaaaaaaaaaatttgtctgTTTTCTATTTACAAAACTATACTTTGTTTTCCTATAATTATGTTGAAATTATTAGCAAGAACAATTcacaaaagaaaaggaaatacAAAGTGCAGAGATCAATTGATGCTTTATGGTTTTCTTAGcctttgctgtttttttttcgATGCAGTATGATATGAAGCTGCTAGCTATTGATGTTCCCCTGGCTTCTGGCCCAGACCAGCGGTGGTATCTGGTTGGCGATGAAGAAGAGTACAGGATTGGTGGGGGCTTAATAGGTGAGCTAAGAGACCCTGCAGTGAAAGCAATGGCAGCAACCAAAGAATTTGATAATCTTGATGAGATTGAGGAAGAGGAGGATGCTGAAAGAGAACGTAAGGAGGCTGAAAGAAAGCACCGTGAAGAAATTGAGAAGCTTGAAAATAGCGGCACTCAGTAGCGGTCACTCATGATGAATCTCTTCCGATTTCTTCTTTTGTTGATTACAGGAGTTTGTTTTGTTCTTTAGAACACATTTATTTTGCATCATTTCGAGTTTTCCCAAGGTTTAGAGATTGTACCACAAGTGGTTAAGTTTATTGAACCAAAGTTAAGATAAATAAAGCTGACAGGGATCAACATACATCGGAATGGTCCAGCGTCTGTTGTTTCTAATGTTCTACTTTCGTCCAATTTCCAAAGGATTCTCAGTGTGCCTGGTTGGTGCCTCTTCACAAGTTATAGCGATGCTGAAATTATACAGTATAGCAGAAATAGCTAATAGGTTCTCTAACCACTTCGGTTGCAAcattaaaaatatattcaatATGAGGGACATTGCTGATTGGCATTATACTGTGTGTATGGAACCCAATTGAGTGCAAAATGAACAGACTTTTATCCCAATCGATAAGGGGAGTTCTGTTCAGTTTTTGCCTTGAAGTGGGTGTTAATGTATGTTTGCACTGCTGCCTAGAGATATCCTAACATAGTCTAGTTGATTTAGCAGGTTTTAAATTTTACAGACTACAGAGCAAGGAATTCTCCTGCTTGGGGGCTTCTGAAAATCTTTCCTAGGTACCTTTTACTCTGTACAGGACGAGgtaaatggttttttttttcttttttctgtgtCTGTCTTTTTATATTAATACATTTTAGGACATGTGGATATAAACAAATGAAAGTGCTGTAAGCACATGCACTGATGCATATACATTGAATGTCGCCTTAGGAATTGGAGAATCtaagaaagtgaaaagaaaggACTGCTGAACTTGAGTTCCTTATGATATTAATGGGCTGTTGTCTAAAAGCTATATGTGAAAGTGACTTCAAAGTTTATGTTCTTTAAGAGCCCCTTGAACTTTCTGTTAAGGTTTGTTTaccttcctcttgaacttcaattttaaaaataattggtCTTCAGATGTACTTATAGCAGTGTCTCAGAGAAGATCTTGTCAGGATTAAGCAGTAAGCACTAAGCATGGGCTAATGCACAATATCAGGGACTAATCTgataaattaactaaaaaaagcagagagagcaaGTGTCTTATTATGAGAGCAACTTTTTAAGCTGTCATGTTTTCCATAGAATAAACTAGGTTGGCCAAAGCTCCGCAAAACATATAAATAAACAACACTAATTGTATATTTGTATGTTTCGTTTTACGATTTGCACATAATTCAATGCACGTATTCTCTAAAGGTAAGGTTCGTAGGCTTGTAGCTTCTAACCATAACCAGAAGTAATTTTATACATTACACAGTGAAATCAAACATGCTATACAGTGAAAAATGAATGTTGTcttttcaaaatctttactATCATACCCATCTATTCAAATTCCAAATAAAGTATCAATGTTGGTTAATATTGACATGATGAGTTAAGAGTGACAGCCCACCTATACAGCCTATAGCTATGACATTAGTGAGGACAGGTGGAAGGATGGTTCTGTAATAACCAACTACCTTCTTGGTGCTTATATGGGTAACTCATTATAAGGTTGGCCCCATTATAGTGTAGTCCCTCTCAGAAACCTATCCAATGTGCGCAAGTTTTAATTAAATGTTTAGTTTCTGTTCAACATCCTTATCCTACTTGTAATTTCACGAAGTGGTCGTGGTCATATTGTTCCCTTGTAATCAAATCACAAAAGCTAACAGATTAGAAGTTGACAAGTAAGTAACCATCAAAATTATGGTTAACAAAGGCAGGTTGTTATGTGGGTTGAGCTTATTTGTTCATGAAGTGTCACATTATGGTCTATGAGCTATGAAGTTAGTGCAATGCTAAAGTGCTCACCATGTTGTCCCTTCATTTTAATCCACATGGGGGCCATTATGATGGATTTTGGTGATGTTAAAGATGAATTCTAAACGCAATTATGTTAATCATTTGCTTTTTCACGAAAGGTTTCCAACTCCATCATAAGTGATAACCATTGGGACAGTAGTGTTCATGTAAGTTTTTGACAAGACTCGAGAGTATTGGCTCATATACCACtaccaaaaatatataaaataaacatTAGCAAGTGCAAATATAAGGCAAACAGACATTTTGagtaagaaaagaagaaaagaagattgagaagttttttttgttaagtAAGAAGAAGATTGAGAAATAATTAACGtgataagaagagagaaataaagagaaaaataaggtGTGTGTGAGTAAATTGCACTGCTTAAATGTGTGTTTGGATCAACATCGATATAATTGATTATGAACATAATTCATTCTACCAAAATTGCGTATGTTAAACATGAGTTAAGATAATGTGATTGATGTTTGGATAACCATATGAAAAAAAGTGAGTTTTGTAGATTAGTTTAATGATATTCAGTTGTaaaatttcataattaattatgtttaATCCAGAAGTTACTATTTATTGTGGCAAGTAGAATTGATTATGCTTATTGATACATCCAAACATCATTTCAACTAATTAGAATTGGTTTTAAACTCAGTAGATTTCTACATAATCAATTATGTTTTCCAAAGACGGTCTATGTGTCTTTAGTCTTTACTGAAAAAGTATTGATGTCCCAATAGTGCATAAAGAGAGTTGAAAATCCGAGTCTTTTTTTTAAGGAGAAAATCCAAGTCTTATTGAATGTAATAATCATTGGCTAAGGATATGGCTCCGGTAATATAAACATAATCAATACttgatatatattattatatagcataacataaaatataaaagaagTGAAATAGTCATGAAAAGAATTATAGTATAAGTTATTAACAAACTGATAAATTAACCAAACTCAGTAATattgaaatgaaaagaaaagaaaaaccttGTTGAATTAGTTCGATTGAACAAAGAGATAAATGAGAAACAGAGGAAAAATATCTAATGTTCAATCATACCCAATACTTCAAGCCATCTATTCAATGACCAACAAAAAGAAGCCATGtttgataaaaaaatgtatCTCCATGTGATTAAtacaaaagtaaaatattaGGTTCCTATACTTATGGCCAGacaaaaaaactcaaataaatgTACCCAATGTACACCCATGATGATATGTACATGGTACACAGAGTAGCACCATGCTTCATATTAATACCGTTCCTACTTAAGTAGTCATCTTAAAGGGTCAGCAACTCCTTATTCATGCTCCTGCACTCTACTTTTGATACCGTCAGATCCCCGAGATCCATGTAATGTGTGTTCAAATACCAGTTGGGTGCAACGTAAATGAATATTTATTCCAATTCATAAGAAGAATTTCATTTACATTTTATCTCAAAATGAATGCTAACATCATGTAGTCACAAGTATCCAAACATTGAAGTAGCCATCTCAAAATGTTCGCCAATTTTCAATACTAGGTAGTTTAATACGGTCCCTAAGTAGCCATCTCAAAATGTTGGCCTATTTTCAATAGCAAGTGGTGGAAGTTAATGCACTGGTACTAGTTCCTTAGATAAAAGGCTCTGCTTAAACTCCCTCATTATTGATTGCTGTCATTTTAGTTAAGTtagtaaagttttttttttctttggttttctCAACCCTCTCTTTTTGGCTGTGTTTGAATCTCTAgacaagagaagaagaaaccagattctaaattctaatcacTGGCAAACCCGTTATCTGATGCCACCAATTCCAACGGTGTTGAGTAGCAGTAAGTAACTTTTAAGAGAAACTAAagtccttattaattctaaagtTTCAGGTCATGTGATGTTGAATGCACTAACGGCTAATAGAAAAGTCATGTTAAGCTCCATTTCATGGAAAATGGAGGATATTGTGCTTTATATAacttgctttcttctttttgtgcAGTGATGCTTCACTCTTTGATGTGTTCTTGGATttccagaactgaatttcataccAAGGTAATCTCTCATTCCCTTCAAATTCCAGTTTGAATATTTGCAGTCCCTAACTTAGAAGTTGGAACACTTAGTGTATGTTTGGAgatccttctacaattgattctaaagttagAATCGATTCTTGAGAGAAGTTTTCGTGAGTAGCTCTGAGGAAAAATAAGTAGATTCGAACATTCTATTCCTCAGAATCGATTATGGTACTCAGAAACTACTCACAAAAGCTTCTctcttaaaattgattttggcttcagaattgattatgaagtAAGTAAAGTTGATTAAAACATgctattaaatattaatatgacATGAACCATGGCTCATGATTGGTAAATAAGGCATTTGTTGAAGCTTGTTCATTTCTGGTTAAAACTGGAGAATTATTCTGATATGCTATATCTTCAATTCCTTCTCAggctttgttatttttaatggttttttttttgttaaatgctGTTTGTGTGCTTACTTTGAGTTGTTTAGTGCAATACTTGTCCCATCTGCATCCCTTTAATTATCTTTTGCTTTTGTACCTGTTTAAATCTGGTTCATCAAATGGTTTTCAGCTGTAATCACTGACCAGATATGGTGGCAGAAATGAGAAATCAACACCAATAATTTATATTGGTCTTTTAAAATTGAACAGAATACATGCtactttttttaaagaatgCTTTTTCTTTATAAAGAACAAAGGAGAATCAAACTTTAGCCTTTTCTTTTTCTAGCTCTATTTTTTTCTTGGATTCTCAATTATCTGAATGCCTTTTCCCCTTCAGCCTTCTTTGTTGTTTCTGAAATATATAAGAACCTATTTGTGAGGCGATTTCTTTATTCCCAGTGAAAAGTGCACTTTAGTCCCCCATATTTTAAAGTTCTAAGGCAACTCAAGCCTTTGgctttttactttttcttttttaaatggaTGAGTGAGTATAACACATCATGAAGTATTGAAAGAATGAAAATGCCTCCACTGATGCATCTGATAGAAGGAAGTCCCTTTCCTCACTTCAAAACCTGCTTAATGGTAAGATGAACAAGACTATCTTAacttttcttttaataaattttgtttCTTAGTAAAGCTGCAATAAGTGATATCCTCTGCATCATCAGCAACATTTCATCTTAAAGTTCAAATTTGTATAGAGTTGTTACTTGTTTGAATTCAATTTTGTACAACTGATTCTGAAGTCAGAATTGGTTATGGGGAGAAGTTTTTTCTAGTAGCCTCtaggtttcagaattgattctgatgaaacAGAAGTTAATCCAAGCATGCTAATAGTGTATCGTTCTTACCCCTTTCATCCTATGAAAACCATCACTTTCTGATTGAATTCTGCTTCACTTAGTAATTTAAACATACTACTGCTTTTGACTAGGTTCAGGTAATCATGCTTGCTTGCCCCAAATGATTCCTTATGTTTGAATAAAAATTAGTTAATGTTATCTTTGTATATGATCTATTTTCCTAGATCAACTAACAACTTGCTCTATTTTCGAAAACCAAACCAGTAAAGGATGCAGAAAAGTTAAGCTCACAACTTGGAATCACCACTTGCCTTGGATTCTGCACCAAACAAGAGATGAAGTTTGAGTTCTCTATTGCTGCTCTTGTTCTATTAACCTCCACACTGTCTCTCTTTAGCTTGATTGAAGCATCTGACTTGAACTCAGATAAACAAGCTCTCTTGGAGTTCGCTTCTTCAGTCCCACATGCTCCAAGGCTCAACTGGAATAATGACTCAGCTTCAATTTGCACCTCATGGGTTGGTGTGACTTGTAACTCAAACGGAACTCGTGTCACCGGAATCCATCTTCCGGGAATCGGATTAACTGGGTCCATTCCGGAGAACACCATTGGAAAACTAGATGCTCTTAAGGTCCTTAGCCTTCATTCCAATGGCCTTAAAGGAACATTTCCTTCTAACATTCTCTCTATTCCTTCACTCCAATTTGCACACTTGCAGCACAACAATTTCTCAGGTCCAATTCCTTCCATTGTCTCCCCTAAACTCATTACATTGGACATTTCCTTTAACTCTTTTTCTGGTAGCATTCCACCTGCATTTCAGAACCTGAGAAGACTCACCTGGTTGTATCTCCAACACAATTTCATATCTGGAGCTATCCCTGACTTTGACCTTCCTAGTCTCAAACACTTGAATTTGAGTTATAATAACTTGAATGGCTCAATTCCAAACTCCATCAAGACATTCCCAAATACTTCTTTTCTTGGGAACTCTCTCTTATGTGGGCCACCTCTCAATAGTTGCTCTTCAATCTCTCCCTCTCCATCTCCTTCTCCTCCTGCAACCACCCAAAACCAAAAAGCAACCACACATAAGAAAAGCTTTGGCCTAGCTATTATACTTGCTCTGGTCATTGGAGGCATTGCCTTCCTTTCTCTACTATTTTTGGTGATCTCTGTGTGCTGTCTGAAGAGGAAGAACAGTAAAACCAGTGGTATACTGAAAGGAAAGGCTTCTTGTGCTGGAAAGCCTGAGATGTCTAAGAGTTTTGGAAGCGGCGTGCAAGCTGCTGAGAAGAACAAGTTATTTTTCTTTGAAGGCTCCTCTCATAGCTTTGACCTTGAGGATTTGCTAAAGGCCTCAGCTGAAGTTCTTGGGAAAGGGAGCTACGGAACAGCTTACAAGGCTGTTCTGGAGGAAGGAACAACAGTGGTGGTTAAAAGGTTGAAGGAAGTTGTGGTTGGAAAGAAGGAGTTTGAGCAACAGATGGAAATTGTGGGGAGAATTGGACAACACCCTAATGTCATGCCTCTTAGAGCTTATTACTATTCCAAAGATGAGAAACTCCTAGTCTACAACTACATGCAAGGAGGCAGCTTGTTTTTCTTGTTGCATGGTATGTTCTAATCTAAGCTTACCTACTATTCTAATAGCATGTTTTAAAATTCTACTACAATTGagagtgtgtgtttggttcccTATGAGAGaatttagaatcaattctggtagAGTAAAATCAATTTTCGATGACAACATAGATGTTTGGGTGGCTGGAGAATTGATTTCAGttccaaaattaattattctaGAAGTTAGAAAGAGTAGCTTCAGCGTGAACATAATCATTTCTGATATTTTACAAGTGAATTTGACAACATTACCTATAAAAATGACTTATCATAAATGtttccaaacataaatcacctAACTTTTGAACTCACTTTTACTATTATCAGTTTTACCAAAATAAATTTTATCCAGGGTTAATTGTGAAAACGTTTATATAAATGTCATTATGAAAAAAACTTCTGTGAGTGGGCAGTAGCTTCTAGTTGCCAGAATTAGTTTTGAGTAGcataagttgatccaaacatgcttaaAGTTGATACATCTATTCATTCACCAATGTCAATTGTACTAATGCTTTATCTTTGCCTAACTCTTCTATTCCAAACTATAGGAAACAGGGGTGCAGGAAGAACTCCACTAGATTGGGATTCAAGAGTGAAGATTGCAGTGGGAGCTGCCAAGGGAATTGCTTTCATTCACTCTGAAGGGGGACCAAAATTCGCACATGGCAACATCAAGTCCACCAATGTGCTCATAACAGAAGAACTTGAGAGCTCCATATCTGATGCTGGATTGGCTCCTGTCATGAATGCCCCATCAACTATGTCTAGATCCAATGGCTATAGAGCCACAGAAGTCACTGATTCAAGGAAGATCACACAAAAATCTGATGTTTACAGCTTTGGTGTGCTGCTTCTTGAAATGCTGACAGGGAAAACCCCACTGAGATATCCTGGCTATGAAGATGTGGTTGATCTTCCAAGGTGGGTGAGGTCTGTTGTGAGGGAGGAATGGACAGCTGAAGTGTTTGATGAGGAGCTTCTGAGAGGGCAGTATGTTGAAGAGGAAATGGTGCAGATGCTTCAGATTGCACTTGCTTGTGTAGCTAAGACACCAGATATGAAGCCTAGAATGGAGGATGTTGTTAGAATGGTTGAGCAAATTAAGCACCCTGAGTTGAAGAACAGGGCATCCTCTGAATCTGGTTCTAATGATCAGACACCATGAATCTTTTCCTCAAGCAATAAGCAAGTTTCATTGTAAAATACTAATCTTTGTGTTCATGTTGGTCAGAAAAGGTTTCATGTTTTACCTTATTTATAATCTTTTTGAAACTTTTGGCTAATTGTTGTTCAGTCAATGGAAATAATTCAGGTTTCATCATGCAGATCAAAGATGTCCATTAATCAGCATTATTTCTCACCTTCAATCATTTAGATTGATTTTTGTTCAGCATTGGTTGATCATTTTACTTTAGAATTGTATTTTCGTATGTCTAATTATCTATGCATCTCATCTTCGTACCCAAGTATATAAATTGACATGTATATATTTTCTCTTAACATCTATTAACATGTAGATTAGTCTATAAATTAACATGTATCTTCAATGGGGTTTCTTACTTATATTTTTTTCCGCTAATTATAAGTATTTAGTTTCTAAAAATAAGGTTTAGTTGCTTCTGCAAGTAACTTTGCTTGTTGAGTTTTgagattaaaaaattatattatatctCATTTATTAACTGTTTATATAAATGTACTGTGAGACACAATTAGAGCGAAATTTGTCATCAATGGTTTATGAGTTGCTTATATCTTATATGACATTTTAGGCTCACAAAAATAGTGCTAAGAGCTCAAAATAATAACTCATGGATAAAGATGGATAAAAATGC
This is a stretch of genomic DNA from Lotus japonicus ecotype B-129 chromosome 1, LjGifu_v1.2. It encodes these proteins:
- the LOC130749574 gene encoding probable inactive receptor kinase At5g58300; translated protein: MKFEFSIAALVLLTSTLSLFSLIEASDLNSDKQALLEFASSVPHAPRLNWNNDSASICTSWVGVTCNSNGTRVTGIHLPGIGLTGSIPENTIGKLDALKVLSLHSNGLKGTFPSNILSIPSLQFAHLQHNNFSGPIPSIVSPKLITLDISFNSFSGSIPPAFQNLRRLTWLYLQHNFISGAIPDFDLPSLKHLNLSYNNLNGSIPNSIKTFPNTSFLGNSLLCGPPLNSCSSISPSPSPSPPATTQNQKATTHKKSFGLAIILALVIGGIAFLSLLFLVISVCCLKRKNSKTSGILKGKASCAGKPEMSKSFGSGVQAAEKNKLFFFEGSSHSFDLEDLLKASAEVLGKGSYGTAYKAVLEEGTTVVVKRLKEVVVGKKEFEQQMEIVGRIGQHPNVMPLRAYYYSKDEKLLVYNYMQGGSLFFLLHGNRGAGRTPLDWDSRVKIAVGAAKGIAFIHSEGGPKFAHGNIKSTNVLITEELESSISDAGLAPVMNAPSTMSRSNGYRATEVTDSRKITQKSDVYSFGVLLLEMLTGKTPLRYPGYEDVVDLPRWVRSVVREEWTAEVFDEELLRGQYVEEEMVQMLQIALACVAKTPDMKPRMEDVVRMVEQIKHPELKNRASSESGSNDQTP